A stretch of Mus caroli chromosome 5, CAROLI_EIJ_v1.1, whole genome shotgun sequence DNA encodes these proteins:
- the Adgrf3 gene encoding adhesion G-protein coupled receptor F3: MSSLALSQLLLAMTLPLLELEPTFVPTAQSELSPSGGKSGQQLNQYSGEGESVLVSSYVHLEFSSRAWPQELSKNFTLPTALAFLPPKTLTGLGLTTECHANHSGASLCTCHPGYQWNATLCSLYPHCWGRRSERDSCMCRSFRGPVTGYCQLLPPVPANLTLDSQLQVHGNTLNLILLTKEEATNLRWFLRHSKNDRPIILRPGTNVLQMSSEGQAGLRVASMSRHWAGEYESIFEAQGFRWRLRQVVKVPLQEEEVILLPDALSISCAASTGFQLSCCIPLTTDYTATWSPGEDSQASLQKMSDSQCFVLAVQHCPATNTTYTCTLQSQNLPPLVAPVSITIIQDGDTTCPEDFSVVSWNVTKAGFVAQAPCPVNKKGVVKRLCGTDGIWRPVQNSCTEAKILTLCLKAKLLLEGQGKPYEEVPWILSELQEQVGVASTPSDLWEMLHTVTLLAKAVAETNTELTDSALKDLLTTTDKILDANISSLWTLAQAQEPSMGSDFLKAVETLVHSLSPQEHPFSFSSANVLLQSQLLRHSSSPGYQTSFSTWPLLQARIPWHSLAPLVHGGTNVSITSLVLQKLDYRLPSNYTQGLWNTPYATPGLILVVSITADGQAFTQAEVIMDYEDMNGTLHCVFWDHSGFQGQGGWSDEGCEVHAANASITQCVCQHLTAFSILMSQHTVPENPTLGLLSQVGMGASVLALLVCLVIYGLVWRVVVRNKVAFFRHTTLFNMVICLLVADTCFLGNPFLPSGHHSLICLVAAFLCHFFYLATFFWMLAQALVLAHQLLFVFHQLSKHIVLSLMVMLGYLCPLGFAGVTLGLYLPQRKYLWEGKCLLNGGGVMLYSFSEPVLAIVGVNGLVLVIAVLKLLRPSLSEGPTVEKRQALVGVLKALLILTPIFGLTWGLGVATLFDGSIVSHYAFSILNSLQGVFILVFGCLTDKKVLEALRKRLRGSGSSNSAISMVTNETYTSEHSKERSEPASYEERMTD; the protein is encoded by the exons ATGTCCTCTCTAGCTCTCTCCCAGCTGCTCCTGGCCATGACTCTTCCCCTGCTGGAGTTGGAGCCAACATTTGTCCCCACAGCCCAATCA GAGCTCAGTCCATCTGGAGGGAAATCTGGGCAGCAACTGAACCAGTACAGTGGAGAAGGGG AATCCGTGCTGGTCTCCAGCTATGTGCATCTGGAGTTTTCAAGCAGAGCCTGGCCTCAGGAGCTCTCTAAGAACTTTACTCTTCCTACTGCCCTGGCCTTCCTTCCCCCGAAAACGCTTACTGGCCTTGGCCTTACAACAG AGTGTCATGCTAACCACAGCGGGGCCAGCCTCTGCACTTGCCACCCTGGCTACCAATGGAACGCCACACTTTGCTCCCTTTACCCACACTGCTGGGGCCGCAGGTCAGAAAGAGATTCCTGTATGTGTCGCAGCTTCCGCGGTCCTGTTACTGGCTACTGCCAGTTGCTGCCACCTG TTCCTGCAAACCTGACACTGGACTCCCAGCTGCAAGTGCACGGGAACACCCTGAACCTCATTCTCCTCACGAAAGAGGAAGCCACAAACCTGAGATGGTTCTTGAGACACTCAAAGAACGACAGACCCATCATCCTACGGCCAGGGACCAATGTGTTGCAGATGTCCAGTGAGGGCCAGGCTGGCCTTCGTGTCGCCAGCATGTCCCGTCACTGGGCAG GTGAGTACGAGAGCATCTTCGAAGCCCAGGGATTCAGGTGGAGGCTGCGGCAGGTGGTGAAGGTGCCCTTGCAGGAGGAAGAAGTCATTCTACTCCCAGACGCCCTGTCCATCTCCTGTGCTGCCTCCACTGGCTTCCAGCTGAGCTGCTGCATCCCGCTTACAACGGACTACACTGCTACCTGGAGTCCTGGGGAGGACAGCCAAG CCTCCTTGCAAAAAATGTCGGATTCCCAATGCTTTGTGCTAGCTGTTCAGCACTGCCCAGCAACCAATACCACATACACCTGTACCCTTCAGAGTCAGAACCTGCCTCCTCTCGTGGCTCCTGTCTCTATCACGATTATCCAGG ATGGAGACACTACCTGCCCTGAGGACTTCTCAGTGGTTAGCTGGAATGTCACCAAGGCTGGCTTCGTGGCACAGGCTCCATGTCCTGTGAATAAGAAAGGTGTGGTAAAGAGGCTCTGTGGGACTGATGGCATCTGGAGGCCAGTCCAGAACAGCTGCACAGAAGCAAAGATCCTAACCTTGTGTCTTAAAGCCAAG CTGCTGCTGGAAGGCCAGGGAAAGCCCTACGAGGAAGTGCCATGGATCTTGAGTGAGCTGCAAGAGCAGGTGGGCGTGGCCAGCACCCCCTCTGACTTATGGGAAATGCTGCACACTGTGACCTTACTGGCCAAGGCGGTagcagagacaaacacagagctCACAGACAGTGCTCTGAAG GACCTCCTGACAACCACAGACAAGATTCTAGACGCGAACATCAGCTCTCTGTGGACTCTGGCCCAGGCCCAGGAGCCCTCCATGGGCTCAGATTTCCTGAAGGCTGTGGAGACCCTGGTCCACAGCTTAAGCCCACAAGAGCATCCTTTTTCCTTCAGCTCAGCTAATGTGTTACTGCAGAGCCAGCTCCTCAGACACTCATCATCTCCTGGCTACCAAACGTCCTTCTCCACCTGGCCCCTGCTGCAGGCACGGATTCCATGGCATTCACTGGCCCCACTGGTCCATGGTGGAACTAACGTCAGTATTACTAGCCTAGTACTGCAAAAGCTGGACTACCGGCTGCCCTCAAACTACACACAAGGGCTGTGGAACACCCCAtatgccacccctgggctgatcCTTGTGGTCTCCATAACAGCAGACGGCCAGGCCTTCACGCAGGCAGAGGTTATCATGGACTATGAAGACATGAATGGAACCCTTCACTGTGTGTTCTGGGACCACAGTGGCTTCCAGGGTCAGGGAGGTTGGTCAGATGAAGGGTGTGAGGTACATGCAGCCAATGCCAGCATCACTCAGTGCGTTTGCCAGCATCTCACAGCCTTTTCCATCCTCATGTCCCAACACACTGTCCCAGAAAATCCCACCCTGGGCCTGCTGAGCCAGGTGGGTATGGGGGCTTCGGTCCTGGCTTTGCTCGTCTGCCTGGTTATTTACGGGCTGGTGTGGAGGGTGGTGGTGCGGAACAAAGTCGCCTTCTTCCGCCATACCACCCTGTTTAACATGGTGATCTGCTTGCTAGTCGCAGACACATGCTTCTTGGGAAACCCATTCCTTCCTTCAGGGCACCACAGCCTGATCTGCCTAGTCGCTGCTTTCCTGTGTCACTTTTTCTACCTGGCCACCTTTTTCTGGATGCTGGCACAGGCCCTGGTGCTGGCCCACCAGCTGCTTTTTGTCTTCCACCAGCTGTCCAAGCACATAGTCCTCTCACTGATGGTGATGCTGGGCTACCTGTGCCCACTGGGGTTTGCGGGTGTCACCCTGGGCCTCTACTTGCCTCAAAGGAAATACCTGTGGGAGGGGAAATGCTTGCTGAACGGAGGTGGCGTCATGCTGTACAGCTTCAGCGAGCCAGTGCTGGCCATCGTCGGTGTCAACGGGCTGGTCCTTGTCATCGCTGTGCTGAAGCTGCTGCGACCTTCACTGTCAGAGGGGCCCACGGTGGAGAAGCGCCAAGCTCTTGTGGGGGTGCTTAAAGCCCTGCTTATTCTCACACCCATCTTTGGCCTCACTTGGGGACTGGGCGTGGCCACTCTGTTTGATGGCTCCATAGTCTCTCACTACGCCTTTTCCATTCTCAACAGCCTCCAG GGTGTCTTCATATTAGTGTTTGGCTGCCTCACAGACAAGAAG GTACTAGAGGCCTTGCGCAAACGATTGCGAGGCAGCGGGTCCTCTAACTCTGCCATCTCCATG GTCACAAATGAAACCTATACCTCAgaacacagcaaagaaagaagtgAGCCTGCCAG TTATGAAGAAAGGATGACTGATTGA